The Bacillota bacterium genome has a segment encoding these proteins:
- the cysK gene encoding cysteine synthase A, whose product MGIARDVNALIGRTPLVRLNRVTEGCLATVAAKLEFFNPGGSVKDRIGLSMIEEAERTGRLKPDSVIVEPTSGNTGVGLAMVAAVKGYRCLLVMPETMSVERRQLFQALGADLVLTPGSEGMRGAVAKATALAAEDGRYFMPQQFENPANPEVHRLTTAEEIWADTEGRVDVVVSGVGTGGTITGVGAALKGRKPSVRMVAVEPAASPVLSGGTPGPHKIQGIGAGFVPRVLDRGVVDEVITVGDDEAMATGRRLASEEGLLAGISSGAAVHAALTVARRAENAGKLIVVVLPDTGTRYLSTPMYQNQPNI is encoded by the coding sequence CGGGTGACCGAGGGTTGTTTGGCGACAGTGGCCGCCAAACTGGAGTTCTTCAACCCCGGCGGCAGCGTCAAGGACCGGATCGGGCTGAGCATGATCGAGGAGGCCGAGCGGACCGGGCGGCTGAAGCCGGACAGTGTCATCGTCGAGCCGACCAGCGGCAACACCGGCGTGGGTCTGGCCATGGTCGCCGCCGTCAAGGGCTACCGCTGCCTGCTGGTGATGCCGGAGACGATGAGCGTCGAAAGGCGTCAGCTCTTCCAAGCCCTGGGGGCGGACTTAGTCCTCACCCCGGGGAGCGAGGGGATGCGCGGCGCCGTGGCTAAGGCGACCGCCCTGGCCGCGGAAGACGGTCGTTACTTCATGCCCCAACAGTTCGAGAATCCGGCCAACCCGGAGGTCCATCGCCTGACCACGGCCGAGGAGATCTGGGCCGACACCGAGGGACGGGTGGACGTGGTGGTCAGCGGCGTCGGGACGGGCGGGACGATCACCGGCGTCGGCGCGGCGCTCAAGGGGCGCAAGCCGAGCGTCAGAATGGTTGCGGTGGAGCCGGCCGCTTCGCCGGTGCTCTCCGGGGGCACCCCGGGACCCCACAAGATCCAGGGCATCGGGGCCGGCTTCGTCCCGCGGGTCCTGGACCGCGGCGTCGTCGATGAGGTCATCACCGTCGGCGATGACGAGGCGATGGCCACGGGTCGCCGCCTCGCCAGTGAAGAAGGGCTGCTGGCGGGGATCTCCTCCGGGGCCGCCGTCCACGCCGCGCTGACCGTCGCCAGGCGGGCCGAGAATGCCGGCAAGCTGATCGTCGTCGTCCTGCCCGACACGGGGACGCGGTACCTTTCGACCCCCATGTATCAGAACCAGCCGAACATCTGA